The sequence GCGGTCATCACATTGCTCGCTGTCTTCGCGTGCATGCCCGCGGTATTAACCAGGTACTTCTGCATATACGTGGTGAACGTGTAAAAAATCAGCGAGCCGCCAGCGGTAAAACCCAGTACGGTCAAAAACGCCCGCTTGTGCCGCCACAGGCCGCCGATCGTGCCCGCATCCTTGCGTTGCCGGGTCGCGGCGCTGGTGGTTTCGTCCAGCGATTTGCGCAGATATAACGCCACCACGGCGGCTATCGCACCCACGACGAAAGGAATGCGCCAGCCCCAGGCTTTCAGCTCTTCAGTCGTCAGCAACTGCTGCAGGATCACCAGCACCAGCAGCGCGCAGAGCTGGCCGCCAATCAGCGTCACGTACTGAAACGAAGCGAAGAACCCGCGACGCCCTTGCAGCGCGACTTCACTCATATAAGTGGCACTAGTGCCGTATTCACCACCGACCGATAGCCCCTGAAAGAGCCGCGCCAGCAACAGCAGCGCGGGTGCCCATACGCCAATCTGCGCGTAGGTTGGCAAGACCGCGATGACCAGCGAACCACCGCACATCATGAATACCGACACCATCATCGCCGTCCGCCGGCCGCGTTTATCAGCCAGGCGGCCGAAGAACCAGCCGCCGATCGGGCGCATCAGAAACCCGGCAGCAAACACCCCGGCGGTGTTCAACAACTGCGTCGTCGTGTTGCCGCCAGGAAAAAAGGCCGGGGCGAAATACAGCGCACAAAACGAATAAACGTAAAAATCAAACCACTCGACGAGATTGCCTGACGAAGCACCGACGATCGCAAAAATGCGCCTCCGGGTATCGTGCTCGGTTAACCCGGTTTCAGTTACAACAGATTGGTTTGCCATGGCTGGAGTTGTTCCTTGTTTGGGACGAATAAGCCCGGCAACACACGACATTCGCGCGCAACGAGATGATTGAGTCTCAAGCTGGCGTAATACGCAATATTTGGGCTGGGCCGTATGGTAGCGGATATCGTCTAGCCCGCATCCCAGGCAAACACCGGGTAGGCAGCGCCTGTAATACGCACCCTCCGCCAATGCATCAGGCCAGCGCAAAGGCTGGCCTGATGGAACTCACGCAATGCCCGATGAAT is a genomic window of Paraburkholderia bonniea containing:
- a CDS encoding MFS family transporter codes for the protein MANQSVVTETGLTEHDTRRRIFAIVGASSGNLVEWFDFYVYSFCALYFAPAFFPGGNTTTQLLNTAGVFAAGFLMRPIGGWFFGRLADKRGRRTAMMVSVFMMCGGSLVIAVLPTYAQIGVWAPALLLLARLFQGLSVGGEYGTSATYMSEVALQGRRGFFASFQYVTLIGGQLCALLVLVILQQLLTTEELKAWGWRIPFVVGAIAAVVALYLRKSLDETTSAATRQRKDAGTIGGLWRHKRAFLTVLGFTAGGSLIFYTFTTYMQKYLVNTAGMHAKTASNVMTAALFVYMLMQPLFGALSDRIGRRRSMILFGALATLGTVPLLHTLKDVTSPYAAFGLIVVALAIVSFYTSISGLIKAEMFPPEVRALGVGLSYALANAIFGGSAEYVALWLKSIGVETMFYWYVTALCAIACIVALKMRDPSKEGYLRDTP